The Anaerobranca gottschalkii DSM 13577 DNA window CAACGTAGAAAATTATCATCCATTAAAAAAAGTTTTCTATAAGCTTGTAATGTTGGTTCTTGGGGAATGAGATTCAAACCTCCCCCTGTAATTTCTCGGTAGGTTTTAAAAGAAGCTGAAACTGCCCACAAAAAAGGAAAAAAAGTCACAAGTGCATAAATAATTAAAATTAAATAGAGAGCTAAACTTACATAGTTCCTCTTACCCATAGTGCACCTCCTAATAAAAATTTACTACCTGTATATTTAGTAAAGGCTTTCTGATTTGTTTAGTTTTTGAGCTATAAATGAAATAGTAAAAATAACTATCGACAAAACTATAGATAATGCCGCTGCATAACCCATAGTATTGTTTTGTCCAAAGGCATACCTAAAGATTAATAAAGCTACTGTGAGGGTAGAATTTTCCGGTCCTCCAGAACCATTAGAAAAGATATAGGCTTGGTCAAACATCTGAAAGGTTCCTATTATACCCATTAGCACCACAAAAGTGGTAATGGGTTTTAAGTGGGGTACCGTAATATATAAAAATTTCTGTACATTATTAGCCCCATCAATTTCCGCTGCTTCATATAAACTTTTAGGTATCTCTTGTAACCCTGCCAAGTAAATTGTCATAAAGAAAGGTACTGTAGACCAAATATTCATTGCCATAATTACTTGTAAAGCAAACCTCGGGTTATTTAAAAAGTTAATAGGTGTATCTAAAATATTTATTCTCATTAATATTTGATTAACAGGTCCTGTTAAACTAAACAAAAACATAAAAATCATCGTTAAAGCGGCACTAGAGGTAAGGGTAGGCAAAAAATAAATAGTTCTGAAAAACATTTTACCTTTAATCTTACTATTTAAAACTGCTGCTAATACCATAGCTATAATAGTCTGAGTTGGCACCACTACACTGGCAAATAGAGTTGTGTTATAAAAAGCCCTTCTCGTTGCAGTATCATTAAAAACCCTTCGATAATTATCTAAACCTATAAATTCAAAATACCCAGTAAATAGGTTTACCCTATGAAAAGAGATATAAATTGCATAAAAAATTGAACCAAAAATAAAAATCCCTAAAACTAATATCGCTGGGGTGAGAAATCCATAACCCATTAAATTATCTGCTACTTTATTTTTTTTCATTTCTCCACCAACCTTTATCCATTAATGTTAGAGCATATAAAGGGATATTCCTTTATATGCTCTAACTTTTTCCCCTAAATTAATTTTGTCTAATTATTTTATTAGCTTCTTCCTCAGCTATTTTTAGAGCTTCAGCTAAAGTTCTTTCTCCTTTTACTACTGATGGTATATAATTTCTAAACTCATTATTTATTGTATCTAAAGTAGTTCCCTTTTGCCAAGGTGTAGCATATTCAGCCCCTAGAATATGGGGAACTTTTCGCTGATCATCCATTACACCTATAGCTTCAGCTACATCAGCCCTAGATGGAAGAACCCCTGCACCTTTAGTCCAAATTGCCATCCCTTCTGTTCCTGTAGCAAACTTAATAAACTCTTTTGCTGCTTCCACTTCTTTTGATTTACTATAAATACCATATCCTACTGTAAATACC harbors:
- a CDS encoding carbohydrate ABC transporter permease — protein: MKKNKVADNLMGYGFLTPAILVLGIFIFGSIFYAIYISFHRVNLFTGYFEFIGLDNYRRVFNDTATRRAFYNTTLFASVVVPTQTIIAMVLAAVLNSKIKGKMFFRTIYFLPTLTSSAALTMIFMFLFSLTGPVNQILMRINILDTPINFLNNPRFALQVIMAMNIWSTVPFFMTIYLAGLQEIPKSLYEAAEIDGANNVQKFLYITVPHLKPITTFVVLMGIIGTFQMFDQAYIFSNGSGGPENSTLTVALLIFRYAFGQNNTMGYAAALSIVLSIVIFTISFIAQKLNKSESLY